The Ziziphus jujuba cultivar Dongzao chromosome 1, ASM3175591v1 genome segment ttttaaaagaggtttttagcaaatataatatatagccTTAAGTTGCATACAATCAAATTATATAGATGTGTCTATAAATGAACCTGTCTGACATGctaatcatttatttttcaagacttgtaaatttatgttgttttctaATTAATATTGAGAGcttgaaagtaaaaaataaagattaaaaaatatatatatccaactttgatttttatttttattttttatttttatttttattttccacacAGGGCTTTCAATATTCCTCGTAATGATTATACACAGACTAAATTAACTAGGACATCAGAGAGCTCCATTTACCCAGAAAAAGCCTGGAAGAAGCAAAGGAATCAAATCCAGGAGATATGAATGGCACTTGGGAACAGAAGGAAATCAGACAGCATATAGATTAGGCAACTACAGTATGTGTTTAATACAGTAAATatgattaaaattaataaatctcTCACCCTCAACTCTAATATATGTTTACGCAGCCTGAATTGAACAAATTGCTCTTTTACTTTTAAGATGTAAATATGCTTGATTATAGCTTATGATATTTCTAACATTACTAGCTAGTTACATTGTGAAGTCTcccaattaaaaatttaaagaccTAATAGCAGTTTTTCAGTTCAGCAAACAGGAAACAAGCTTTACTTTAAGATAGTCCATAGCCCAATTGCATTGGGCCTCAATACTAGGCCTTTTATATAGAAGGTCAATAGAAGGCCAATGCTTGGTCTTACATTGACCTTCCGAAAGCACAAAACATCCTTAACCCCTCCCAACTGCCTTTTGGGttgaccataaaaaaaaataattaataattgattaaatgaatgaataaatCATCCAATTTGCCTTCCCAATGGCCAAATGTCTCTTCTATTTCTGATGGGAAGTCTTGTAGACAAGTGGGCTTTGATTAGATTCATAGCTCCTTGTATTAAAATAACATTTCCTACTAACTCCGTCTGGTCTTTCTTTCATGCCGCCTTTGCTCTACTGGCAAAAGACAAGAAAAAAAGGACTGAAAAATTCCACTAGATGATCATTTGGGATTGCATAACAAGTTGAGGGACTTTTAAATGCaaagattcaaaaatatttccaaGCATACATATATTAGTTTCATTGAACAGAATGAAACCTCATCCAGatgacaattaaaaaaaaaaaaagaaaaatcaaacttatTGTCATGGTGGTCCAAAATATTTATGGGTTTCTCAAAGGTTAAAATTAGTTGCaagaaattattttcttttggctGGTAGCACTACAGTAATGAAATGTACCGTAGACTTTTGTCCTTTGAGCCATAAAACATTTTACGAAAAACACAGGTCATGAATAGCAAATGAAATGATTTATAACAGGTAGAGAAAGAGacgggaaaaaataataaatgattttgcTAAAATTAACTAGTTCTTGTTCAATAAGAGTGAGCAAAAGTATGATTTTTGAGCACTTGGTAAATATCATAGAGTGCATCATAGTGATTGACACGAATCCACAAGTTCTAAATGGAGTGTGAATTTTGGAAGCCAAGGATGGTGCCAAAccaaattccacaccaaaaccACTTGGGATTTGACAGCCGCTTTCCTACTCATTAGGCATTCTGAATTGGAGTTTTGGACAAGTTGCCCAATTGGGTTTTGGAAGAAATGAAGATTTCTTAAGgaagaccccaaaaaaaaaaaaaaaaaaaaaaaaatgaaagagaaaatatataattgacatAGTGTAATTGGTTGACTAAGAAAAAGTTTAGTCTTCGAAGTTCAGAGACTAAACCCAACTTGCCAGGAGAGACCAAATTATCCATAGGTTGACTTTGCTCGAAgccattataattttttataattttttctttcttttcacaaTGAAGTCATCAtactaaaaattacaaaagataCACCAGTCCTTTATATCAGAgcacaaaaaagaataaaaattaaaaataaatcacCATTGTTGGTCACCTTCGTTGGCCCAGAATATTAACGCAGCAGGAAAAAGATCTAATTGGAGACAAAAAATCGACATGGTTCGgcaagaaaacaaatataaacgAAAATACAAAAAGTAATTTATAGGCTTCAAATAAAAGGCCAAAAAACatattgaagaaaagaaaaattttcatttcctgcgtcataaaatttttgtttctaaatACAATAGTGTTTTCTGTAATCTCAAATGTAATCACAAATCCTCTTTCAGTTCTAACAATTTTGACATGTCCAAATGAGAATTTAAACAAGAAATCTTCATCAAACCCTAATCTACCAAGCTCTTCTTCAATATTGATACTTGAACAATCAGGCAATGAACATGCTAATGGTGGTTCATTAGTAGGCAATACCACTTCCATCTTATCAGAAAACTCATTGTTTGCCTCATCATTGTTGCTTCTAACTTCGATCCAATCTTCACTCCAAGTCCAATTGGCTTCATTTGAAACTGAGGGATCCATGGTAGCTCCATTAATCAACTCCTCTATTCTTGCAGCTGCAGAATTCGAATTCGAATCCGAAGAAGAACCTTTATGGTTTGGATTCTGTGGACTCCCATTGACTTCAAATGAATCCCAAAGGCTTTCCAACACACTGTTTGGAGAATTCATAAAGAACTCATTCACCACTTGATCTGATTGAGAATCTTTCTCTTCGAGAAATGGATGCTCAAGAAGCTCTCTAGCTGTCATCCTCTGTTTTGGTTCCCTGCTCAAGCACATGCCCAGAAAGTCCTTAGCTTTCTTAGACAACCAGCTCGGAAACTCCGGCACATCATCGGAAAATCCGATCCTATGAAGAGCCGATAC includes the following:
- the LOC107409320 gene encoding mitogen-activated protein kinase kinase kinase 18-like — its product is MEWTRGSMIGRGSTATVSVAMDVPSGELFAVKSTELSHSKLLQKEQNLLSKLSSPFIVKYRGFDIRNECNQPIYNLFMEYIPQGTLYDDIQRHGGRLEESLIRTYTRQILQGLEYLHGNGLIHCDIKSHNILMGKKNVKIADLGCARLVERVPGNGDFGTVTFCGTPVFMAPEVLRGEEQGFEADLWALGCTIIEMATGKGPWLDVDNLVSALHRIGFSDDVPEFPSWLSKKAKDFLGMCLSREPKQRMTARELLEHPFLEEKDSQSDQVVNEFFMNSPNSVLESLWDSFEVNGSPQNPNHKGSSSDSNSNSAAARIEELINGATMDPSVSNEANWTWSEDWIEVRSNNDEANNEFSDKMEVVLPTNEPPLACSLPDCSSINIEEELGRLGFDEDFLFKFSFGHVKIVRTERGFVITFEITENTIVFRNKNFMTQEMKIFLFFNMFFGLLFEAYKLLFVFSFIFVFLPNHVDFLSPIRSFSCCVNILGQRR